One genomic segment of Musa acuminata AAA Group cultivar baxijiao chromosome BXJ3-3, Cavendish_Baxijiao_AAA, whole genome shotgun sequence includes these proteins:
- the LOC135632826 gene encoding uncharacterized protein LOC135632826 isoform X4, with the protein MAAICILMRTSARFLQQVRCLYRFHRGEISANRLEKTNKVFILNHPVVGALVGREADRYLNQSLLFFRAVCSSGGSCDVGGAGPLLEYEKRITSGELVGGDSFQTHFKHCKGSMKSLWSMKRVASWIDISHHKSLGGSLCRRRWLWSRFMPQSTYSPVKGLYLSGGVGTGKTMLMDLFFNQLPSNWRKKRIHFHDFMLNVHSRLQMHKGVADPLEVVAAEISDESILLCLDEFMVTDVADALILNRLFCHLFSNGVVLVSTSNRAPDQLYEGGLQRDLFLPFIETLKERCVIHEISSSTDYRKMGSAENGYYFIGKKYSGLLREKFHQLIGAEKPGPQVVEVVMGRKLQVPLGANGCAYFPFEDLCDRPLGAADYFGLFKKFHTLALEGVPKFGIHNRTAAYRFVTLVDVMYENKARLLCTAEASPVELFERIVTVIDAQKIYPRSSSRSKKTDDIDLCVDNELGFAKDRTISRLTEMNSKEYLEQHEANVKDNKTPQK; encoded by the exons ATGG CTGCCATCTGTATTTTGATGAGAACCTCAGCACGGTTTCTTCAACAAGTCCGGTGTTTGTATCGGTTTCACCGAGGAGAGATTTCAGCGAATAGACTGGAGAAAACCAATAAAGTTTTCATTTTGAATCATCCGGTTGTGGGAGCCCTTGTCGGCAGAGAAGCCGATAGATACCTGAACCAAAGTTTGCTTTTCTTCAGGGCTGTGTGTTCTAGCGGAG GATCTTGTGATGTTGGCGGAGCAGGCCCTTTGCTGGAGTATGAAAAGAGAATTACATCCGGCGAACTTGTTGGTGGAGACAGCTTCCAG ACACACTTCAAGCACTGCAAAGGCTCTATGAAGAGCTTGTGGAGCATGAAGAGAGTTGCCAGTTGGATAGATATAAGTCATCACAAAAGTCTGGGAG GATCATTATGCAGGAGGAGGTGGCTATGGTCCCGTTTTATGCCTCAGTCTACTTATTCACCAGTTAAAGGGCTGTATCTTTCTGGAGGAGTAGGCACTGGAAAAACAATGCTTATGGATTTGTTTTTCAATCAATT GCCATCTAATTGGAGGAAGAAAAGAATACACTTTCATGATTTTATGTTGAATGTACATAGCCGGCTACAG ATGCACAAAGGGGTAGCAGATCCACTTGAAGTTGTTGCAGCAGAGATTTCAGATGAGTCCATTCTACTATGCCTTGATGAATTTATG GTAACTGATGTTGCTGATGCTTTGATATTAAATCGGCTTTTTTGCCATTTGTTCAGCAATGGTGTG GTTCTTGTCTCCACTTCCAATCGTGCTCCAGACCAGCTCTATGAAGGTGGTTTGCAAAGGGACCTATTTTTACCTTTTATTGAAACCTTGAAG gaaaggtgTGTAATTCATGAAATTAGCTCTTCAACGGACTACCGAAAGATGGGTTCT GCAGAGAATGGCTACTATTTTATCGGGAAGAAGTACTCTGGACTCCTAAGAGAGAAGTTTCATCAGTTAATAGGAGCAGAGAAACCTGGCCCGCAAGTTGTTGAAGTTGTAATGGGACGAAAGTTGCAG GTCCCACTCGGAGCTAATGGATGTGCATATTTTCCTTTTGAGGATCTTTGTGACAGACCTTTGGGGGCAGCAGACTACTTTGGATTGTTCA AGAAGTTCCATACACTTGCACTTGAAGGAGTTCCCAAGTTTGGGATCCACAACAGAACTGCAGCGTATAGGTTTGTCACATTGGTTGAT GTGATGTATGAGAATAAAGCCAGATTGTTGTGCACGGCAGAAGCATCTCCTGTTGAGTTATTTGAAAGAATTGTGACAGTCATAGATGCCCAGAAAATTTATCCACGGTCTTCTTCACGGTCTAAGAAAACTGATGATATTGATCTTTGCGTTGACAATGAGCTAGGATTCGCCAAAGACCGCACCATCAGCAG ATTAACAGAGATGAATAGCAAAGAGTATTTGGAGCAACATGAAGCCAATGTGAAGGATAATAAGACCCCACAAAAGTAG
- the LOC135632826 gene encoding uncharacterized protein LOC135632826 isoform X3 — protein sequence MRTSARFLQQVRCLYRFHRGEISANRLEKTNKVFILNHPVVGALVGREADRYLNQSLLFFRAVCSSGGSCDVGGAGPLLEYEKRITSGELVGGDSFQTHFKHCKGSMKSLWSMKRVASWIDISHHKSLGGSLCRRRWLWSRFMPQSTYSPVKGLYLSGGVGTGKTMLMDLFFNQLPSNWRKKRIHFHDFMLNVHSRLQMHKGVADPLEVVAAEISDESILLCLDEFMVTDVADALILNRLFCHLFSNGVVLVSTSNRAPDQLYEGGLQRDLFLPFIETLKERCVIHEISSSTDYRKMGSAENGYYFIGKKYSGLLREKFHQLIGAEKPGPQVVEVVMGRKLQVPLGANGCAYFPFEDLCDRPLGAADYFGLFSELAPLLFCINYMQFVVYFGITLIIVLENIIFPIACFDFFQNYCAEKFHTLALEGVPKFGIHNRTAAYRFVTLVDVMYENKARLLCTAEASPVELFERIVTVIDAQKIYPRSSSRSKKTDDIDLCVDNELGFAKDRTISRLTEMNSKEYLEQHEANVKDNKTPQK from the exons ATGAGAACCTCAGCACGGTTTCTTCAACAAGTCCGGTGTTTGTATCGGTTTCACCGAGGAGAGATTTCAGCGAATAGACTGGAGAAAACCAATAAAGTTTTCATTTTGAATCATCCGGTTGTGGGAGCCCTTGTCGGCAGAGAAGCCGATAGATACCTGAACCAAAGTTTGCTTTTCTTCAGGGCTGTGTGTTCTAGCGGAG GATCTTGTGATGTTGGCGGAGCAGGCCCTTTGCTGGAGTATGAAAAGAGAATTACATCCGGCGAACTTGTTGGTGGAGACAGCTTCCAG ACACACTTCAAGCACTGCAAAGGCTCTATGAAGAGCTTGTGGAGCATGAAGAGAGTTGCCAGTTGGATAGATATAAGTCATCACAAAAGTCTGGGAG GATCATTATGCAGGAGGAGGTGGCTATGGTCCCGTTTTATGCCTCAGTCTACTTATTCACCAGTTAAAGGGCTGTATCTTTCTGGAGGAGTAGGCACTGGAAAAACAATGCTTATGGATTTGTTTTTCAATCAATT GCCATCTAATTGGAGGAAGAAAAGAATACACTTTCATGATTTTATGTTGAATGTACATAGCCGGCTACAG ATGCACAAAGGGGTAGCAGATCCACTTGAAGTTGTTGCAGCAGAGATTTCAGATGAGTCCATTCTACTATGCCTTGATGAATTTATG GTAACTGATGTTGCTGATGCTTTGATATTAAATCGGCTTTTTTGCCATTTGTTCAGCAATGGTGTG GTTCTTGTCTCCACTTCCAATCGTGCTCCAGACCAGCTCTATGAAGGTGGTTTGCAAAGGGACCTATTTTTACCTTTTATTGAAACCTTGAAG gaaaggtgTGTAATTCATGAAATTAGCTCTTCAACGGACTACCGAAAGATGGGTTCT GCAGAGAATGGCTACTATTTTATCGGGAAGAAGTACTCTGGACTCCTAAGAGAGAAGTTTCATCAGTTAATAGGAGCAGAGAAACCTGGCCCGCAAGTTGTTGAAGTTGTAATGGGACGAAAGTTGCAG GTCCCACTCGGAGCTAATGGATGTGCATATTTTCCTTTTGAGGATCTTTGTGACAGACCTTTGGGGGCAGCAGACTACTTTGGATTGTTCAGTGAGCTAGCTCCACTCCTCTTCTGCATCAATTACATGCAATTTGTAGTATACTTTGGCATAACACTCATTATTGTGCTGGAAAACATAATATTTCCTATAGCCTGCTttgatttttttcaaaattattgtGCAGAGAAGTTCCATACACTTGCACTTGAAGGAGTTCCCAAGTTTGGGATCCACAACAGAACTGCAGCGTATAGGTTTGTCACATTGGTTGAT GTGATGTATGAGAATAAAGCCAGATTGTTGTGCACGGCAGAAGCATCTCCTGTTGAGTTATTTGAAAGAATTGTGACAGTCATAGATGCCCAGAAAATTTATCCACGGTCTTCTTCACGGTCTAAGAAAACTGATGATATTGATCTTTGCGTTGACAATGAGCTAGGATTCGCCAAAGACCGCACCATCAGCAG ATTAACAGAGATGAATAGCAAAGAGTATTTGGAGCAACATGAAGCCAATGTGAAGGATAATAAGACCCCACAAAAGTAG
- the LOC135632826 gene encoding uncharacterized protein LOC135632826 isoform X2 — MAAICILMRTSARFLQQVRCLYRFHRGEISANRLEKTNKVFILNHPVVGALVGREADRYLNQSLLFFRAVCSSGGSCDVGGAGPLLEYEKRITSGELVGGDSFQIDTLQALQRLYEELVEHEESCQLDRYKSSQKSGRRRWLWSRFMPQSTYSPVKGLYLSGGVGTGKTMLMDLFFNQLPSNWRKKRIHFHDFMLNVHSRLQMHKGVADPLEVVAAEISDESILLCLDEFMVTDVADALILNRLFCHLFSNGVVLVSTSNRAPDQLYEGGLQRDLFLPFIETLKERCVIHEISSSTDYRKMGSAENGYYFIGKKYSGLLREKFHQLIGAEKPGPQVVEVVMGRKLQVPLGANGCAYFPFEDLCDRPLGAADYFGLFSELAPLLFCINYMQFVVYFGITLIIVLENIIFPIACFDFFQNYCAEKFHTLALEGVPKFGIHNRTAAYRFVTLVDVMYENKARLLCTAEASPVELFERIVTVIDAQKIYPRSSSRSKKTDDIDLCVDNELGFAKDRTISRLTEMNSKEYLEQHEANVKDNKTPQK; from the exons ATGG CTGCCATCTGTATTTTGATGAGAACCTCAGCACGGTTTCTTCAACAAGTCCGGTGTTTGTATCGGTTTCACCGAGGAGAGATTTCAGCGAATAGACTGGAGAAAACCAATAAAGTTTTCATTTTGAATCATCCGGTTGTGGGAGCCCTTGTCGGCAGAGAAGCCGATAGATACCTGAACCAAAGTTTGCTTTTCTTCAGGGCTGTGTGTTCTAGCGGAG GATCTTGTGATGTTGGCGGAGCAGGCCCTTTGCTGGAGTATGAAAAGAGAATTACATCCGGCGAACTTGTTGGTGGAGACAGCTTCCAG ATAGACACACTTCAAGCACTGCAAAGGCTCTATGAAGAGCTTGTGGAGCATGAAGAGAGTTGCCAGTTGGATAGATATAAGTCATCACAAAAGTCTGGGAG GAGGAGGTGGCTATGGTCCCGTTTTATGCCTCAGTCTACTTATTCACCAGTTAAAGGGCTGTATCTTTCTGGAGGAGTAGGCACTGGAAAAACAATGCTTATGGATTTGTTTTTCAATCAATT GCCATCTAATTGGAGGAAGAAAAGAATACACTTTCATGATTTTATGTTGAATGTACATAGCCGGCTACAG ATGCACAAAGGGGTAGCAGATCCACTTGAAGTTGTTGCAGCAGAGATTTCAGATGAGTCCATTCTACTATGCCTTGATGAATTTATG GTAACTGATGTTGCTGATGCTTTGATATTAAATCGGCTTTTTTGCCATTTGTTCAGCAATGGTGTG GTTCTTGTCTCCACTTCCAATCGTGCTCCAGACCAGCTCTATGAAGGTGGTTTGCAAAGGGACCTATTTTTACCTTTTATTGAAACCTTGAAG gaaaggtgTGTAATTCATGAAATTAGCTCTTCAACGGACTACCGAAAGATGGGTTCT GCAGAGAATGGCTACTATTTTATCGGGAAGAAGTACTCTGGACTCCTAAGAGAGAAGTTTCATCAGTTAATAGGAGCAGAGAAACCTGGCCCGCAAGTTGTTGAAGTTGTAATGGGACGAAAGTTGCAG GTCCCACTCGGAGCTAATGGATGTGCATATTTTCCTTTTGAGGATCTTTGTGACAGACCTTTGGGGGCAGCAGACTACTTTGGATTGTTCAGTGAGCTAGCTCCACTCCTCTTCTGCATCAATTACATGCAATTTGTAGTATACTTTGGCATAACACTCATTATTGTGCTGGAAAACATAATATTTCCTATAGCCTGCTttgatttttttcaaaattattgtGCAGAGAAGTTCCATACACTTGCACTTGAAGGAGTTCCCAAGTTTGGGATCCACAACAGAACTGCAGCGTATAGGTTTGTCACATTGGTTGAT GTGATGTATGAGAATAAAGCCAGATTGTTGTGCACGGCAGAAGCATCTCCTGTTGAGTTATTTGAAAGAATTGTGACAGTCATAGATGCCCAGAAAATTTATCCACGGTCTTCTTCACGGTCTAAGAAAACTGATGATATTGATCTTTGCGTTGACAATGAGCTAGGATTCGCCAAAGACCGCACCATCAGCAG ATTAACAGAGATGAATAGCAAAGAGTATTTGGAGCAACATGAAGCCAATGTGAAGGATAATAAGACCCCACAAAAGTAG
- the LOC135632826 gene encoding uncharacterized protein LOC135632826 isoform X6: protein MAAICILMRTSARFLQQVRCLYRFHRGEISANRLEKTNKVFILNHPVVGALVGREADRYLNQSLLFFRAVCSSGGSCDVGGAGPLLEYEKRITSGELVGGDSFQTHFKHCKGSMKSLWSMKRVASWIDISHHKSLGGSLCRRRWLWSRFMPQSTYSPVKGLYLSGGVGTGKTMLMDLFFNQLPSNWRKKRIHFHDFMLNVHSRLQMHKGVADPLEVVAAEISDESILLCLDEFMVTDVADALILNRLFCHLFSNGVVLVSTSNRAPDQLYEGGLQRDLFLPFIETLKERCVIHEISSSTDYRKMGSAENGYYFIGKKYSGLLREKFHQLIGAEKPGPQVVEVVMGRKLQVPLGANGCAYFPFEDLCDRPLGAADYFGLFSELAPLLFCINYMQFVVYFGITLIIVLENIIFPIACFDFFQNYCAEKFHTLALEGVPKFGIHNRTAAYR, encoded by the exons ATGG CTGCCATCTGTATTTTGATGAGAACCTCAGCACGGTTTCTTCAACAAGTCCGGTGTTTGTATCGGTTTCACCGAGGAGAGATTTCAGCGAATAGACTGGAGAAAACCAATAAAGTTTTCATTTTGAATCATCCGGTTGTGGGAGCCCTTGTCGGCAGAGAAGCCGATAGATACCTGAACCAAAGTTTGCTTTTCTTCAGGGCTGTGTGTTCTAGCGGAG GATCTTGTGATGTTGGCGGAGCAGGCCCTTTGCTGGAGTATGAAAAGAGAATTACATCCGGCGAACTTGTTGGTGGAGACAGCTTCCAG ACACACTTCAAGCACTGCAAAGGCTCTATGAAGAGCTTGTGGAGCATGAAGAGAGTTGCCAGTTGGATAGATATAAGTCATCACAAAAGTCTGGGAG GATCATTATGCAGGAGGAGGTGGCTATGGTCCCGTTTTATGCCTCAGTCTACTTATTCACCAGTTAAAGGGCTGTATCTTTCTGGAGGAGTAGGCACTGGAAAAACAATGCTTATGGATTTGTTTTTCAATCAATT GCCATCTAATTGGAGGAAGAAAAGAATACACTTTCATGATTTTATGTTGAATGTACATAGCCGGCTACAG ATGCACAAAGGGGTAGCAGATCCACTTGAAGTTGTTGCAGCAGAGATTTCAGATGAGTCCATTCTACTATGCCTTGATGAATTTATG GTAACTGATGTTGCTGATGCTTTGATATTAAATCGGCTTTTTTGCCATTTGTTCAGCAATGGTGTG GTTCTTGTCTCCACTTCCAATCGTGCTCCAGACCAGCTCTATGAAGGTGGTTTGCAAAGGGACCTATTTTTACCTTTTATTGAAACCTTGAAG gaaaggtgTGTAATTCATGAAATTAGCTCTTCAACGGACTACCGAAAGATGGGTTCT GCAGAGAATGGCTACTATTTTATCGGGAAGAAGTACTCTGGACTCCTAAGAGAGAAGTTTCATCAGTTAATAGGAGCAGAGAAACCTGGCCCGCAAGTTGTTGAAGTTGTAATGGGACGAAAGTTGCAG GTCCCACTCGGAGCTAATGGATGTGCATATTTTCCTTTTGAGGATCTTTGTGACAGACCTTTGGGGGCAGCAGACTACTTTGGATTGTTCAGTGAGCTAGCTCCACTCCTCTTCTGCATCAATTACATGCAATTTGTAGTATACTTTGGCATAACACTCATTATTGTGCTGGAAAACATAATATTTCCTATAGCCTGCTttgatttttttcaaaattattgtGCAGAGAAGTTCCATACACTTGCACTTGAAGGAGTTCCCAAGTTTGGGATCCACAACAGAACTGCAGCGTATAG GTGA
- the LOC135632826 gene encoding uncharacterized protein LOC135632826 isoform X8, translating to MAAICILMRTSARFLQQVRCLYRFHRGEISANRLEKTNKVFILNHPVVGALVGREADRYLNQSLLFFRAVCSSGGSCDVGGAGPLLEYEKRITSGELVGGDSFQTHFKHCKGSMKSLWSMKRVASWIDISHHKSLGGSLCRRRWLWSRFMPQSTYSPVKGLYLSGGVGTGKTMLMDLFFNQLPSNWRKKRIHFHDFMLNVHSRLQMHKGVADPLEVVAAEISDESILLCLDEFMVTDVADALILNRLFCHLFSNGVVLVSTSNRAPDQLYEGGLQRDLFLPFIETLKERCVIHEISSSTDYRKMGSAENGYYFIGKKYSGLLREKFHQLIGAEKPGPQVVEVVMGRKLQVPLGANGCAYFPFEDLCDRPLGAADYFGLFKKFHTLALEGVPKFGIHNRTAAYR from the exons ATGG CTGCCATCTGTATTTTGATGAGAACCTCAGCACGGTTTCTTCAACAAGTCCGGTGTTTGTATCGGTTTCACCGAGGAGAGATTTCAGCGAATAGACTGGAGAAAACCAATAAAGTTTTCATTTTGAATCATCCGGTTGTGGGAGCCCTTGTCGGCAGAGAAGCCGATAGATACCTGAACCAAAGTTTGCTTTTCTTCAGGGCTGTGTGTTCTAGCGGAG GATCTTGTGATGTTGGCGGAGCAGGCCCTTTGCTGGAGTATGAAAAGAGAATTACATCCGGCGAACTTGTTGGTGGAGACAGCTTCCAG ACACACTTCAAGCACTGCAAAGGCTCTATGAAGAGCTTGTGGAGCATGAAGAGAGTTGCCAGTTGGATAGATATAAGTCATCACAAAAGTCTGGGAG GATCATTATGCAGGAGGAGGTGGCTATGGTCCCGTTTTATGCCTCAGTCTACTTATTCACCAGTTAAAGGGCTGTATCTTTCTGGAGGAGTAGGCACTGGAAAAACAATGCTTATGGATTTGTTTTTCAATCAATT GCCATCTAATTGGAGGAAGAAAAGAATACACTTTCATGATTTTATGTTGAATGTACATAGCCGGCTACAG ATGCACAAAGGGGTAGCAGATCCACTTGAAGTTGTTGCAGCAGAGATTTCAGATGAGTCCATTCTACTATGCCTTGATGAATTTATG GTAACTGATGTTGCTGATGCTTTGATATTAAATCGGCTTTTTTGCCATTTGTTCAGCAATGGTGTG GTTCTTGTCTCCACTTCCAATCGTGCTCCAGACCAGCTCTATGAAGGTGGTTTGCAAAGGGACCTATTTTTACCTTTTATTGAAACCTTGAAG gaaaggtgTGTAATTCATGAAATTAGCTCTTCAACGGACTACCGAAAGATGGGTTCT GCAGAGAATGGCTACTATTTTATCGGGAAGAAGTACTCTGGACTCCTAAGAGAGAAGTTTCATCAGTTAATAGGAGCAGAGAAACCTGGCCCGCAAGTTGTTGAAGTTGTAATGGGACGAAAGTTGCAG GTCCCACTCGGAGCTAATGGATGTGCATATTTTCCTTTTGAGGATCTTTGTGACAGACCTTTGGGGGCAGCAGACTACTTTGGATTGTTCA AGAAGTTCCATACACTTGCACTTGAAGGAGTTCCCAAGTTTGGGATCCACAACAGAACTGCAGCGTATAG GTGA
- the LOC135632826 gene encoding uncharacterized protein LOC135632826 isoform X5, whose protein sequence is MAAICILMRTSARFLQQVRCLYRFHRGEISANRLEKTNKVFILNHPVVGALVGREADRYLNQSLLFFRAVCSSGGSCDVGGAGPLLEYEKRITSGELVGGDSFQIDTLQALQRLYEELVEHEESCQLDRYKSSQKSGRRRWLWSRFMPQSTYSPVKGLYLSGGVGTGKTMLMDLFFNQLPSNWRKKRIHFHDFMLNVHSRLQMHKGVADPLEVVAAEISDESILLCLDEFMVTDVADALILNRLFCHLFSNGVVLVSTSNRAPDQLYEGGLQRDLFLPFIETLKERCVIHEISSSTDYRKMGSAENGYYFIGKKYSGLLREKFHQLIGAEKPGPQVVEVVMGRKLQVPLGANGCAYFPFEDLCDRPLGAADYFGLFKKFHTLALEGVPKFGIHNRTAAYRFVTLVDVMYENKARLLCTAEASPVELFERIVTVIDAQKIYPRSSSRSKKTDDIDLCVDNELGFAKDRTISRLTEMNSKEYLEQHEANVKDNKTPQK, encoded by the exons ATGG CTGCCATCTGTATTTTGATGAGAACCTCAGCACGGTTTCTTCAACAAGTCCGGTGTTTGTATCGGTTTCACCGAGGAGAGATTTCAGCGAATAGACTGGAGAAAACCAATAAAGTTTTCATTTTGAATCATCCGGTTGTGGGAGCCCTTGTCGGCAGAGAAGCCGATAGATACCTGAACCAAAGTTTGCTTTTCTTCAGGGCTGTGTGTTCTAGCGGAG GATCTTGTGATGTTGGCGGAGCAGGCCCTTTGCTGGAGTATGAAAAGAGAATTACATCCGGCGAACTTGTTGGTGGAGACAGCTTCCAG ATAGACACACTTCAAGCACTGCAAAGGCTCTATGAAGAGCTTGTGGAGCATGAAGAGAGTTGCCAGTTGGATAGATATAAGTCATCACAAAAGTCTGGGAG GAGGAGGTGGCTATGGTCCCGTTTTATGCCTCAGTCTACTTATTCACCAGTTAAAGGGCTGTATCTTTCTGGAGGAGTAGGCACTGGAAAAACAATGCTTATGGATTTGTTTTTCAATCAATT GCCATCTAATTGGAGGAAGAAAAGAATACACTTTCATGATTTTATGTTGAATGTACATAGCCGGCTACAG ATGCACAAAGGGGTAGCAGATCCACTTGAAGTTGTTGCAGCAGAGATTTCAGATGAGTCCATTCTACTATGCCTTGATGAATTTATG GTAACTGATGTTGCTGATGCTTTGATATTAAATCGGCTTTTTTGCCATTTGTTCAGCAATGGTGTG GTTCTTGTCTCCACTTCCAATCGTGCTCCAGACCAGCTCTATGAAGGTGGTTTGCAAAGGGACCTATTTTTACCTTTTATTGAAACCTTGAAG gaaaggtgTGTAATTCATGAAATTAGCTCTTCAACGGACTACCGAAAGATGGGTTCT GCAGAGAATGGCTACTATTTTATCGGGAAGAAGTACTCTGGACTCCTAAGAGAGAAGTTTCATCAGTTAATAGGAGCAGAGAAACCTGGCCCGCAAGTTGTTGAAGTTGTAATGGGACGAAAGTTGCAG GTCCCACTCGGAGCTAATGGATGTGCATATTTTCCTTTTGAGGATCTTTGTGACAGACCTTTGGGGGCAGCAGACTACTTTGGATTGTTCA AGAAGTTCCATACACTTGCACTTGAAGGAGTTCCCAAGTTTGGGATCCACAACAGAACTGCAGCGTATAGGTTTGTCACATTGGTTGAT GTGATGTATGAGAATAAAGCCAGATTGTTGTGCACGGCAGAAGCATCTCCTGTTGAGTTATTTGAAAGAATTGTGACAGTCATAGATGCCCAGAAAATTTATCCACGGTCTTCTTCACGGTCTAAGAAAACTGATGATATTGATCTTTGCGTTGACAATGAGCTAGGATTCGCCAAAGACCGCACCATCAGCAG ATTAACAGAGATGAATAGCAAAGAGTATTTGGAGCAACATGAAGCCAATGTGAAGGATAATAAGACCCCACAAAAGTAG
- the LOC135632826 gene encoding uncharacterized protein LOC135632826 isoform X1: protein MAAICILMRTSARFLQQVRCLYRFHRGEISANRLEKTNKVFILNHPVVGALVGREADRYLNQSLLFFRAVCSSGGSCDVGGAGPLLEYEKRITSGELVGGDSFQTHFKHCKGSMKSLWSMKRVASWIDISHHKSLGGSLCRRRWLWSRFMPQSTYSPVKGLYLSGGVGTGKTMLMDLFFNQLPSNWRKKRIHFHDFMLNVHSRLQMHKGVADPLEVVAAEISDESILLCLDEFMVTDVADALILNRLFCHLFSNGVVLVSTSNRAPDQLYEGGLQRDLFLPFIETLKERCVIHEISSSTDYRKMGSAENGYYFIGKKYSGLLREKFHQLIGAEKPGPQVVEVVMGRKLQVPLGANGCAYFPFEDLCDRPLGAADYFGLFSELAPLLFCINYMQFVVYFGITLIIVLENIIFPIACFDFFQNYCAEKFHTLALEGVPKFGIHNRTAAYRFVTLVDVMYENKARLLCTAEASPVELFERIVTVIDAQKIYPRSSSRSKKTDDIDLCVDNELGFAKDRTISRLTEMNSKEYLEQHEANVKDNKTPQK, encoded by the exons ATGG CTGCCATCTGTATTTTGATGAGAACCTCAGCACGGTTTCTTCAACAAGTCCGGTGTTTGTATCGGTTTCACCGAGGAGAGATTTCAGCGAATAGACTGGAGAAAACCAATAAAGTTTTCATTTTGAATCATCCGGTTGTGGGAGCCCTTGTCGGCAGAGAAGCCGATAGATACCTGAACCAAAGTTTGCTTTTCTTCAGGGCTGTGTGTTCTAGCGGAG GATCTTGTGATGTTGGCGGAGCAGGCCCTTTGCTGGAGTATGAAAAGAGAATTACATCCGGCGAACTTGTTGGTGGAGACAGCTTCCAG ACACACTTCAAGCACTGCAAAGGCTCTATGAAGAGCTTGTGGAGCATGAAGAGAGTTGCCAGTTGGATAGATATAAGTCATCACAAAAGTCTGGGAG GATCATTATGCAGGAGGAGGTGGCTATGGTCCCGTTTTATGCCTCAGTCTACTTATTCACCAGTTAAAGGGCTGTATCTTTCTGGAGGAGTAGGCACTGGAAAAACAATGCTTATGGATTTGTTTTTCAATCAATT GCCATCTAATTGGAGGAAGAAAAGAATACACTTTCATGATTTTATGTTGAATGTACATAGCCGGCTACAG ATGCACAAAGGGGTAGCAGATCCACTTGAAGTTGTTGCAGCAGAGATTTCAGATGAGTCCATTCTACTATGCCTTGATGAATTTATG GTAACTGATGTTGCTGATGCTTTGATATTAAATCGGCTTTTTTGCCATTTGTTCAGCAATGGTGTG GTTCTTGTCTCCACTTCCAATCGTGCTCCAGACCAGCTCTATGAAGGTGGTTTGCAAAGGGACCTATTTTTACCTTTTATTGAAACCTTGAAG gaaaggtgTGTAATTCATGAAATTAGCTCTTCAACGGACTACCGAAAGATGGGTTCT GCAGAGAATGGCTACTATTTTATCGGGAAGAAGTACTCTGGACTCCTAAGAGAGAAGTTTCATCAGTTAATAGGAGCAGAGAAACCTGGCCCGCAAGTTGTTGAAGTTGTAATGGGACGAAAGTTGCAG GTCCCACTCGGAGCTAATGGATGTGCATATTTTCCTTTTGAGGATCTTTGTGACAGACCTTTGGGGGCAGCAGACTACTTTGGATTGTTCAGTGAGCTAGCTCCACTCCTCTTCTGCATCAATTACATGCAATTTGTAGTATACTTTGGCATAACACTCATTATTGTGCTGGAAAACATAATATTTCCTATAGCCTGCTttgatttttttcaaaattattgtGCAGAGAAGTTCCATACACTTGCACTTGAAGGAGTTCCCAAGTTTGGGATCCACAACAGAACTGCAGCGTATAGGTTTGTCACATTGGTTGAT GTGATGTATGAGAATAAAGCCAGATTGTTGTGCACGGCAGAAGCATCTCCTGTTGAGTTATTTGAAAGAATTGTGACAGTCATAGATGCCCAGAAAATTTATCCACGGTCTTCTTCACGGTCTAAGAAAACTGATGATATTGATCTTTGCGTTGACAATGAGCTAGGATTCGCCAAAGACCGCACCATCAGCAG ATTAACAGAGATGAATAGCAAAGAGTATTTGGAGCAACATGAAGCCAATGTGAAGGATAATAAGACCCCACAAAAGTAG